Proteins encoded in a region of the Suricata suricatta isolate VVHF042 chromosome 10, meerkat_22Aug2017_6uvM2_HiC, whole genome shotgun sequence genome:
- the SLC25A3 gene encoding phosphate carrier protein, mitochondrial isoform X1 produces MYSSVAHLARANPFNAPHLQLVHDGLAGPRGSPAGPPGPPRRSRSLAAAAAEEQYSCDYGSGRFFILCGLGGIISCGTTHTALVPLDLVKCRMQVDPQKYKGIFNGFSVTLKEDGVRGLAKGWAPTFIGYSMQGLCKFGFYEVFKVLYSNMLGEENAYLWRTSLYLAASASAEFFADIALAPMEAAKVRIQTQPGYANTLRDAAPKMYKEEGLKAFYKGVAPLWMRQIPYTMMKFACFERTVEALYKFVVPKPRSECSKPEQLVVTFVAGYIAGVFCAIVSHPADSVVSVLNKEKGSSASQVLQRLGFKGVWKGLFARIIMIGTLTALQWFIYDSVKVYFRLPRPPPPEMPESLKKKLGLTQ; encoded by the exons ATGTACTCGTCTGTGGCGCATCTGGCGCGGGCGAACCCTTTCAACGCGCCGCACCTGCAGCTGGTGCACGATGGCCTCGCGGGCCCCCGCGGCAGCCCCGCCGGGCCCCCGGGGCCGCCCCGCCGCTCCCGCAGTCTGGCAGCAGCCGCTGCGGAAG AGCAGTATAGCTGTGACTATGGATCTGGCAGATTCTTTATCCTTTGTGGACTTGGAGGAATTATTAGCTGTGGCACAACACATACAGCATTGGTTCCCCTAGATCTGGTTAAATGCAGAATGCAG GTGGACCCCCAAAAGTACAAGGGCATATTTAATGGATTCTCAGTTACACTTAAAGAGGATGGTGTTCGTGGTTTGGCTAAAGGATGGGCTCCGACTTTCATTGGCTACTCTATGCAGGGGCTCTGCAAGTTTGGTTTTTATGAAGTTTTCAAAGTCTTGTATAGCAACATGCTTGGAGAG GAGAATGCTTATCTCTGGCGCACATCACTGTATTTGGCTGCTTCTGCCAGTGCTGAATTCTTTGCTGACATTGCCCTTGCTCCTATGGAAGCTGCTAAGGTTCGCATTCAAACCCAGCCGGGTTATGCCAACACTTTGAGGGATGCAGCTCCCAAAATGTATAAGGAAGAAGGCTTAAAAGC ATTCTACAAGGGAGTTGCTCCTCTCTGGATGAGACAGATACCATACACCATGATGAAATTTGCGTGCTTTGAACGTACTGTTGAAGCATTGTACAAGTTTGTGGTTCCCAAGCCCCGAAGTGAATGTTCAAAGCCAGAGCAACTGGTTGTGACATTTGTGGCAGGTTACATAG CTGGAGTCTTCTGTGCAATTGTTTCTCACCCTGCTGATTCTGTGGTATCTGTGTTGAATAAAGAGAAAGGTAGCAGTGCTTCTCAAGTCCTCCAGAGACTTGGATTTAAAG GTGTATGGAAGGGACTGTTTGCCCGTATCATCATGATTGGCACTCTGACTGCGCTACAGTGGTTCATCTATGACTCTGTGAAGGTCTACTTCAGGCTCCCTCGCCCCCCTCCTCCTGAGATGCCAGAGTCTCTGAAGAAGAAGCTCGGGTTAACTCAGTAG
- the SLC25A3 gene encoding phosphate carrier protein, mitochondrial isoform X2: MYSSVAHLARANPFNAPHLQLVHDGLAGPRGSPAGPPGPPRRSRSLAAAAAEEYSCEYGSMKFYALCGFGGVLSCGLTHTAVVPLDLVKCRMQVDPQKYKGIFNGFSVTLKEDGVRGLAKGWAPTFIGYSMQGLCKFGFYEVFKVLYSNMLGEENAYLWRTSLYLAASASAEFFADIALAPMEAAKVRIQTQPGYANTLRDAAPKMYKEEGLKAFYKGVAPLWMRQIPYTMMKFACFERTVEALYKFVVPKPRSECSKPEQLVVTFVAGYIAGVFCAIVSHPADSVVSVLNKEKGSSASQVLQRLGFKGVWKGLFARIIMIGTLTALQWFIYDSVKVYFRLPRPPPPEMPESLKKKLGLTQ; encoded by the exons ATGTACTCGTCTGTGGCGCATCTGGCGCGGGCGAACCCTTTCAACGCGCCGCACCTGCAGCTGGTGCACGATGGCCTCGCGGGCCCCCGCGGCAGCCCCGCCGGGCCCCCGGGGCCGCCCCGCCGCTCCCGCAGTCTGGCAGCAGCCGCTGCGGAAG AGTACAGTTGCGAATATGGCTCCATGAAGTTTTATGCGCTGTGTGGCTTTGGTGGGGTCTTGAGTTGTGGTCTGACACACACTGCTGTCGTTCCTCTGGATTTAGTGAAATGCCGTATGCAG GTGGACCCCCAAAAGTACAAGGGCATATTTAATGGATTCTCAGTTACACTTAAAGAGGATGGTGTTCGTGGTTTGGCTAAAGGATGGGCTCCGACTTTCATTGGCTACTCTATGCAGGGGCTCTGCAAGTTTGGTTTTTATGAAGTTTTCAAAGTCTTGTATAGCAACATGCTTGGAGAG GAGAATGCTTATCTCTGGCGCACATCACTGTATTTGGCTGCTTCTGCCAGTGCTGAATTCTTTGCTGACATTGCCCTTGCTCCTATGGAAGCTGCTAAGGTTCGCATTCAAACCCAGCCGGGTTATGCCAACACTTTGAGGGATGCAGCTCCCAAAATGTATAAGGAAGAAGGCTTAAAAGC ATTCTACAAGGGAGTTGCTCCTCTCTGGATGAGACAGATACCATACACCATGATGAAATTTGCGTGCTTTGAACGTACTGTTGAAGCATTGTACAAGTTTGTGGTTCCCAAGCCCCGAAGTGAATGTTCAAAGCCAGAGCAACTGGTTGTGACATTTGTGGCAGGTTACATAG CTGGAGTCTTCTGTGCAATTGTTTCTCACCCTGCTGATTCTGTGGTATCTGTGTTGAATAAAGAGAAAGGTAGCAGTGCTTCTCAAGTCCTCCAGAGACTTGGATTTAAAG GTGTATGGAAGGGACTGTTTGCCCGTATCATCATGATTGGCACTCTGACTGCGCTACAGTGGTTCATCTATGACTCTGTGAAGGTCTACTTCAGGCTCCCTCGCCCCCCTCCTCCTGAGATGCCAGAGTCTCTGAAGAAGAAGCTCGGGTTAACTCAGTAG